Proteins encoded within one genomic window of Bacillus sp. F19:
- a CDS encoding PTS transporter subunit EIIC, which yields MAKGNNRNLLIAEQLLEHLGGAANIATSTHCMTRLRVAPQDRSKVNMEAIKKTEGVLGIVEEETIQIILGPGAVNKVSAEFEKLLAAADDFDLKDAASKNKSEIDKKNAKPFKLFLRRIASIFIPLIPALVASGLITGITKAIVQAGWLAADSQLAIILTVIGSGLFAYLGILVGTNAAKEFGGSPALGALAGILVINPAVGDIALFGENLLPGRGGLIGVLFAAIFIAFVEKQVRKFVPQSLDIIITPTIALLITGIVTYIIFMPVGGFVSDAITKGLLSVLDLGGVVAGFVLGATFLPLVVTGLHQGLTPVHLELINSIGDDPLLPILAMGGAGQVGAAFAIYFKTKKKSLKRAIGGGLPSGMLGIGEPLIFGVTLPLGRPFLTACLGAGVGGAFQAHFDIATIAVGVSGLPLTFLVHTNQIILYLAGLLISYAAGFIFTYLFGFKDEMAAEFK from the coding sequence ATGGCAAAGGGGAATAACAGAAACTTATTGATTGCCGAACAACTATTGGAGCATCTTGGCGGAGCGGCTAACATTGCGACCTCCACGCATTGCATGACAAGACTTCGCGTCGCGCCGCAGGACCGTTCAAAGGTCAACATGGAAGCCATCAAGAAAACAGAAGGGGTTCTGGGTATTGTAGAGGAAGAAACGATCCAAATCATCCTTGGACCCGGTGCTGTAAATAAAGTTTCAGCAGAGTTTGAAAAACTGCTTGCAGCTGCTGATGATTTTGACCTGAAAGACGCAGCTTCCAAAAACAAATCAGAGATTGATAAAAAGAATGCCAAACCTTTTAAACTCTTTTTGAGAAGAATCGCAAGCATCTTCATTCCACTGATTCCTGCCCTTGTAGCTTCAGGTTTGATTACCGGGATTACAAAAGCGATTGTTCAGGCAGGCTGGCTTGCAGCAGATTCACAATTAGCTATTATCCTAACCGTTATCGGATCTGGACTGTTTGCTTACCTTGGTATTTTAGTAGGAACGAACGCAGCTAAAGAATTCGGCGGTTCCCCAGCGCTTGGAGCACTGGCTGGTATCCTCGTCATCAACCCGGCTGTAGGCGACATTGCTTTATTTGGTGAAAACCTGCTTCCTGGACGCGGAGGGTTAATAGGGGTTTTATTCGCAGCCATCTTCATCGCGTTTGTTGAAAAACAAGTAAGAAAATTTGTGCCGCAATCTCTTGACATCATCATTACACCTACCATTGCGCTATTGATCACTGGTATCGTCACTTACATTATATTCATGCCAGTCGGCGGATTTGTATCAGATGCGATAACGAAAGGCTTACTCAGTGTGCTGGATCTTGGCGGAGTTGTTGCCGGCTTTGTTCTTGGCGCAACGTTCCTTCCGTTAGTTGTAACCGGACTTCATCAAGGATTAACACCAGTTCACCTTGAGCTGATTAACTCTATTGGTGATGATCCATTGCTTCCAATCCTTGCTATGGGCGGAGCGGGTCAAGTCGGCGCAGCATTTGCTATCTACTTTAAAACGAAAAAGAAAAGCTTAAAGCGTGCAATCGGCGGAGGGCTTCCTTCAGGAATGCTCGGAATCGGCGAACCGTTAATCTTTGGTGTGACGCTTCCGCTTGGCCGTCCGTTCTTAACAGCATGTTTAGGCGCAGGTGTAGGGGGAGCTTTCCAGGCTCATTTTGATATCGCAACAATCGCAGTTGGCGTATCAGGTCTTCCGCTCACATTCTTAGTTCACACGAATCAAATTATTCTATACCTTGCTGGATTATTAATCTCATATGCAGCTGGATTTATTTTCACTTACCTATTCGGATTTAAAGATGAAATGGCAGCTGAATTCAAGTGA
- a CDS encoding MupG family TIM beta-alpha barrel fold protein, with translation MIGISFYLQDPHAEKQIVHAAQSGVKRAFTSLHIPEEKGSLIQRMSELLKLAQSHDIEIHADVSLKTLDHLGISRFEDLSSYGIKGIRLDDGFDYETIKSLSHVFSLSLNASTLTEKELLTVLGSGIKSDSLIAWHNFYPRRETGLDEAFFHQQNQMFKKYGIPIAAFIPGTHAKRGPLFDGLPTLEKHRGINPYAAAVELLQQVDEVFIGDPGIEKELLENLSIYENQNILIINVISSTFKSGTYQFRPDVSRDVFRLQGTRIASEVEPENTIARQIGMITMDNDGYGRYRGEIQICRRDLEADERVNVIGHVLAEDLPLLNLALPGQKVKLVVS, from the coding sequence GTGATCGGCATTTCATTTTATCTACAGGATCCTCATGCAGAAAAACAAATTGTTCATGCAGCACAATCAGGAGTGAAGCGGGCGTTTACCTCGCTTCACATCCCTGAAGAAAAAGGCAGCCTCATCCAGAGGATGTCTGAGCTTCTAAAGCTTGCACAGTCCCATGATATTGAGATTCATGCAGATGTCTCTTTAAAGACACTTGACCACCTTGGAATCAGCAGGTTCGAAGATTTATCATCGTACGGTATTAAAGGAATCCGTCTTGATGACGGGTTTGACTATGAAACAATTAAATCTTTATCACACGTTTTCTCTCTTTCACTTAATGCAAGCACGCTTACAGAAAAGGAGTTGCTGACTGTTCTTGGCAGCGGAATTAAATCAGACAGTCTCATTGCCTGGCACAATTTTTATCCTAGGCGTGAAACGGGACTTGACGAAGCATTTTTTCATCAGCAGAATCAAATGTTCAAAAAATACGGCATACCGATTGCTGCATTTATTCCGGGTACGCATGCAAAACGCGGACCGCTTTTTGACGGCCTGCCTACACTAGAAAAGCACAGGGGCATAAACCCTTATGCTGCCGCCGTAGAATTGCTGCAGCAAGTTGATGAAGTATTCATAGGGGATCCGGGCATAGAAAAGGAGCTGCTCGAAAATCTTTCTATCTATGAAAATCAGAATATTCTTATAATAAATGTCATCTCCAGTACTTTTAAAAGCGGGACATATCAATTTCGTCCTGACGTTTCAAGAGATGTATTCCGCCTTCAAGGTACACGCATAGCTTCAGAGGTAGAGCCAGAGAATACCATCGCGCGTCAAATAGGAATGATTACGATGGACAATGACGGATACGGGCGCTACAGGGGTGAAATTCAAATTTGCAGACGGGATCTGGAGGCAGACGAACGGGTAAATGTCATCGGACATGTTTTAGCAGAAGATCTGCCGCTGCTTAATCTGGCCCTGCCTGGTCAAAAAGTGAAACTGGTAGTTTCATAA
- the pbp4b gene encoding penicillin binding protein PBP4B, translating to MKKWTSCALTSVLAISLLVPSASFAEPNEKASHKAHVQYPVLTKAKKPEEVGFSSEKLEKVDQLIEKEVAAGFPGAALIVIKDGKIVKNESYGYKQKFDGHTPLKKFLKMENDTLFDLASNTKMYAANFALQKLASEGKIDIHAKVQDYIPEFKDTEADVIKGKDTMRIIDVLHHTAGFKPDPQYHNPAVSKELYSQEREKTIENINKTPLTYEPGTQNVYSDVDYMLLGTIVEKITGQKLDEYVENELYKPLNLKDTVFNPLQKGFKPKEIAATELLGNTRDGVIHFPNIRTYTLQGEVHDEKAFYSMEGVSGHAGLFSTTSDLAVLLQVMLNGGGYGNEKLFDEETIEEFVAPSEKNATYGLGWRLNGNDSMDWMFSKYASDSAYGHTGWTGTVTIIDPEQDLGIVLLTNKKHSPLVNPAANSNQFFGDLFTTGSYGSVVTAVYEALESNQ from the coding sequence ATGAAAAAATGGACAAGCTGTGCACTAACTTCTGTTCTTGCCATCTCATTACTTGTACCTTCTGCTTCTTTTGCAGAGCCAAATGAAAAAGCCTCGCACAAAGCACATGTTCAGTATCCTGTATTAACAAAAGCAAAGAAGCCGGAGGAAGTCGGATTTTCCTCTGAAAAGCTTGAAAAAGTCGATCAGCTGATTGAAAAAGAAGTAGCCGCAGGGTTTCCGGGAGCTGCGCTGATTGTCATAAAAGACGGGAAAATTGTGAAAAATGAGAGCTATGGCTATAAACAGAAATTTGATGGACATACACCGCTTAAGAAATTTTTGAAAATGGAAAACGACACCTTGTTTGATCTTGCATCCAATACGAAAATGTATGCAGCGAATTTTGCCCTTCAGAAGCTGGCAAGCGAAGGAAAGATTGATATTCATGCAAAAGTTCAGGATTACATTCCTGAATTTAAAGACACAGAAGCAGATGTGATTAAAGGAAAAGATACGATGCGCATTATCGATGTGCTTCATCACACTGCCGGCTTTAAACCAGACCCACAGTACCATAACCCTGCGGTCTCAAAAGAGCTTTATTCCCAGGAACGTGAAAAAACGATTGAAAACATTAATAAAACTCCGCTTACATATGAGCCTGGGACACAAAATGTCTACAGTGACGTTGACTATATGCTGCTTGGGACTATTGTGGAAAAAATTACAGGCCAAAAGCTAGATGAATATGTAGAAAACGAATTGTACAAGCCGCTTAATTTAAAAGATACGGTGTTTAATCCGCTGCAAAAAGGCTTCAAGCCTAAGGAGATTGCGGCTACTGAGCTATTAGGCAACACGCGTGACGGAGTGATTCATTTCCCGAACATCCGAACATACACGCTTCAAGGGGAAGTACATGATGAAAAAGCGTTCTATTCAATGGAGGGTGTTTCCGGACATGCTGGCTTATTCTCGACAACCAGTGATCTCGCTGTTCTTCTGCAGGTCATGCTGAACGGCGGCGGCTACGGAAATGAAAAATTGTTTGATGAAGAAACGATTGAAGAATTCGTTGCACCATCTGAAAAGAATGCGACTTACGGTCTCGGCTGGAGATTAAACGGCAATGACAGCATGGACTGGATGTTCAGCAAATATGCAAGCGACAGTGCTTACGGCCATACAGGGTGGACAGGAACGGTGACAATCATTGATCCAGAACAGGATTTGGGAATCGTCCTGCTCACGAATAAAAAGCATTCGCCGCTCGTGAATCCTGCTGCTAACTCCAATCAATTTTTCGGAGATCTTTTCACAACAGGAAGCTACGGAAGTGTTGTAACAGCTGTTTACGAAGCTTTAGAATCAAATCAATAA
- a CDS encoding glycoside hydrolase family 3 protein gives MFKKKWAAAALAAVLSVSALAGIKPAKASAETDVKAIVEGMTVDEKVGQMLMPDFRNWKKQGESKATGFTVMNDEVGSIIQKYHLGGVILFAENVVGTEQTARLTDGLQKASPELPLFITIDQEGGIVTRLQTGTNLPGNMALGAARSEKYAYQTGEIIGKELSSLGVNVNFGPSVDVNNNPGNPVIGVRSYSSNPELVSKLGIQTIKGLQSQNMAATTKHFPGHGDTATDSHYGLPLVTHDKERLRSVELVPFQKAIDEGVDMVMTAHVQFPAFDDTTYISKKDGQEILVPATLSKKVLTGLLREEMGFEGVIVTDALNMKAIADNFGQEEAVVLALKSGVDIALMPAQVNSLEMEKNLASVFNAVKEAIETGDLPIGQVNASVERILELKVKRGILTPDHTPIDEKVENALNVVGNQDHLKKEKKMAEDAVTLLKNEDNTLPFKPKKNDKVLVLAPFADQVEAMTRSIKELKGKKKDVEVTGYAFSNKSFNDEVAAMIDEADYVITGSYVVKNDPAVNDGVIDDSVQDSSKWATAFPRAVMKDAEAKKKEFVLMSLRNPYDAANFEEAKAVLAVYGFKGFSNGAYRQPNIPAGIKTIFGESKPQGKLPVDIPSVTQPDEILYPFGYGLDIRSGKQLK, from the coding sequence ATGTTTAAAAAGAAATGGGCAGCAGCCGCTTTGGCTGCAGTGCTATCAGTTTCAGCTTTAGCAGGCATCAAACCTGCTAAAGCGTCAGCTGAAACTGATGTAAAAGCGATTGTTGAAGGCATGACGGTTGATGAAAAAGTGGGCCAGATGCTGATGCCGGATTTCCGCAACTGGAAAAAACAAGGGGAAAGCAAAGCTACTGGCTTTACAGTAATGAATGATGAAGTGGGAAGCATCATTCAGAAATATCATTTAGGCGGCGTCATTCTATTTGCTGAAAACGTCGTTGGAACGGAGCAAACAGCCCGCTTGACAGATGGCCTGCAAAAAGCGAGCCCAGAACTTCCGCTTTTTATTACCATTGATCAGGAAGGCGGAATCGTAACACGCCTTCAAACCGGAACGAATCTGCCCGGCAATATGGCTCTCGGTGCAGCAAGAAGTGAAAAGTACGCCTATCAGACTGGCGAAATCATTGGAAAAGAATTATCGTCACTAGGCGTCAATGTAAACTTCGGTCCATCTGTAGATGTAAACAACAACCCTGGAAACCCTGTAATCGGAGTACGCTCATACAGCTCAAACCCTGAGCTTGTTTCTAAGCTTGGCATCCAAACAATTAAAGGACTCCAAAGCCAAAACATGGCTGCGACAACAAAGCATTTCCCGGGACATGGCGATACGGCAACTGACAGTCATTATGGTCTTCCGCTAGTTACACATGACAAGGAGAGATTGCGTTCTGTGGAGCTTGTGCCTTTCCAGAAAGCGATTGATGAAGGCGTGGATATGGTGATGACAGCCCACGTACAATTCCCTGCATTTGATGATACAACGTATATCAGCAAAAAAGACGGCCAGGAAATTTTGGTTCCAGCCACTCTTTCCAAAAAAGTCCTGACAGGCTTGCTCCGCGAGGAAATGGGCTTTGAAGGTGTCATCGTCACAGATGCGCTGAACATGAAAGCAATCGCTGACAACTTTGGCCAGGAAGAAGCCGTCGTTTTAGCTTTAAAATCAGGTGTAGATATTGCGTTAATGCCTGCGCAGGTCAACTCGCTTGAAATGGAAAAGAATTTAGCCTCTGTATTTAACGCAGTAAAGGAGGCCATTGAAACTGGTGACCTTCCGATTGGGCAGGTAAATGCTTCAGTTGAGAGAATCCTTGAACTTAAAGTCAAACGCGGTATTTTGACTCCTGATCACACACCGATCGACGAGAAAGTAGAAAATGCACTAAACGTTGTTGGAAATCAGGATCATTTGAAAAAAGAAAAGAAAATGGCGGAGGATGCTGTTACTCTTTTGAAAAATGAAGACAATACACTTCCTTTCAAACCGAAGAAAAATGATAAAGTCCTTGTGCTCGCTCCTTTTGCTGATCAAGTAGAAGCGATGACAAGAAGCATTAAAGAATTAAAGGGCAAGAAGAAAGATGTAGAAGTGACTGGCTATGCGTTCTCAAATAAATCATTTAATGATGAAGTAGCTGCGATGATTGATGAAGCGGACTATGTAATTACGGGCTCTTACGTTGTTAAAAATGATCCTGCTGTAAATGATGGCGTAATCGATGACAGCGTTCAGGACTCCAGTAAATGGGCAACGGCTTTCCCGAGAGCGGTTATGAAAGATGCTGAAGCCAAGAAAAAAGAATTTGTGTTAATGAGTTTGCGCAACCCATATGATGCAGCGAATTTTGAAGAAGCTAAAGCTGTGCTTGCGGTTTATGGATTTAAAGGCTTTTCAAATGGAGCCTACAGACAGCCGAATATCCCGGCGGGCATTAAAACAATCTTTGGCGAATCAAAGCCACAAGGTAAATTGCCTGTAGATATTCCATCCGTTACTCAACCAGATGAAATTCTTTATCCGTTTGGCTATGGACTCGATATTCGTTCAGGCAAGCAGCTTAAATAA
- a CDS encoding sugar phosphate isomerase/epimerase yields the protein MLTLTGFADEISPDLNVQIEVLESEDIRFIELRGVWEKNVLQLSDEELRRIKEELLRKGLQLSSIGSPIGKISILDDFDEHLIQFERALFAAEFFNAKYIRIFSFFIPDGHNPDAYRDEVIGRLSILVKKAEQAGIVLLHENEKEIFGDNAIRCLDILETIHSPYLRMAFDPANFVQCGVKPYSEAYPLLKSYVEYVHIKDALFESGKVVPAGKGDGEVRELLQTLKTSGYDGFLSLEPHLAAAETFSGFSGPDLFKVAAKALKDLLQEIESKWK from the coding sequence ATGCTGACATTAACAGGCTTTGCTGATGAAATTTCACCAGACTTGAATGTTCAGATTGAAGTGCTGGAATCTGAAGATATCCGATTTATAGAACTTAGGGGAGTTTGGGAAAAAAATGTTCTTCAATTATCTGATGAAGAATTAAGGAGAATAAAAGAAGAATTGTTAAGAAAGGGATTACAATTATCTTCGATTGGTTCTCCAATAGGAAAAATAAGTATTCTGGACGATTTCGATGAACATTTGATTCAATTTGAACGGGCTTTGTTTGCAGCTGAATTTTTCAATGCAAAATATATCCGCATTTTCTCTTTTTTTATACCTGATGGACATAACCCTGATGCCTATAGAGACGAAGTAATCGGCAGATTGTCCATCCTGGTGAAAAAGGCAGAGCAGGCAGGGATTGTCCTTTTGCATGAGAATGAAAAAGAAATATTCGGAGACAATGCCATTCGGTGCTTAGATATTCTGGAAACGATTCATTCACCTTATCTAAGAATGGCCTTTGATCCTGCAAACTTTGTTCAATGCGGTGTAAAGCCATATTCTGAAGCTTACCCTTTATTAAAATCATATGTAGAATATGTGCACATAAAAGATGCATTGTTTGAAAGCGGAAAGGTTGTTCCTGCAGGTAAAGGAGATGGTGAAGTAAGAGAACTGCTGCAAACGCTTAAAACAAGCGGGTATGATGGATTTCTTTCTTTGGAACCTCATTTGGCTGCTGCTGAAACATTCTCCGGATTTAGTGGACCGGACTTGTTTAAAGTTGCTGCAAAAGCTTTAAAGGATCTACTGCAAGAGATAGAATCAAAGTGGAAATAA
- a CDS encoding Gfo/Idh/MocA family oxidoreductase, producing the protein MTEKIRFGIIGCGVISDTHQTQIRDIEEAELVAVADENPDRAKALSERADADWYVDYRDLLKRKDIDVVCILTPSGSHKMITLDAAKAGKHVICEKPIDTTLEKAYEIIEACKKANVKLSVISQHRFDSSTIEVKKAIEENKFGKMILGQAAVNWYRSQEYYDSGDWRGTWKMDGGGALMNQSIHTIDLLQYLMGPVESVFAHAATLAHERIEVEDVAVATVKFQSGALGTIVGTTSAFPGLSARLEVFGTSGTAVIDNDKLTHFYLKVAAENLTDHYGVEVQNLVKSSDEEQGTGANDPGAISGNSHREQILDMISAIKEDREPLVNGLEGIKPLEIIAAIYQSAKTGQPVSLASIRQLKTVQ; encoded by the coding sequence ATGACAGAAAAAATACGATTCGGAATTATTGGATGCGGTGTAATCAGTGACACACATCAAACACAAATAAGGGATATTGAGGAAGCTGAACTAGTTGCTGTTGCAGATGAAAATCCGGACAGAGCTAAAGCGCTTTCAGAGCGTGCTGATGCTGACTGGTACGTTGATTATAGGGATTTGCTGAAGCGAAAAGACATAGATGTTGTTTGCATTTTAACTCCAAGCGGTTCCCATAAAATGATTACCTTGGATGCTGCGAAAGCAGGAAAGCATGTCATCTGTGAAAAACCTATAGATACCACTCTTGAAAAAGCTTATGAAATAATAGAGGCTTGTAAAAAGGCAAATGTAAAATTATCCGTCATTTCTCAGCACCGTTTTGATTCCTCTACTATTGAAGTGAAAAAGGCAATAGAAGAAAACAAGTTTGGTAAGATGATCCTCGGTCAGGCTGCGGTCAATTGGTACAGATCACAAGAATATTATGATAGCGGGGATTGGAGAGGCACTTGGAAAATGGATGGCGGAGGCGCATTGATGAATCAGTCCATTCATACGATTGATCTTCTGCAATATTTAATGGGGCCTGTTGAGAGTGTATTTGCACATGCAGCTACACTTGCACATGAACGTATTGAGGTAGAGGATGTTGCTGTTGCAACGGTTAAGTTTCAAAGCGGTGCATTAGGTACAATTGTTGGAACAACGAGTGCATTTCCAGGTCTTTCAGCAAGGCTTGAAGTATTCGGGACATCAGGTACAGCTGTCATCGATAATGATAAACTAACACATTTTTACCTAAAAGTAGCGGCTGAAAATTTGACAGACCATTATGGTGTCGAAGTACAAAACCTTGTAAAAAGTTCTGATGAAGAACAAGGAACTGGGGCGAATGATCCAGGTGCTATTTCTGGAAACTCTCATCGTGAGCAAATTCTTGATATGATTTCTGCCATTAAAGAGGATCGTGAGCCTTTAGTGAATGGGTTGGAGGGCATTAAACCACTGGAAATCATAGCAGCTATCTATCAATCTGCAAAAACCGGACAGCCTGTCTCCCTTGCATCTATTCGTCAACTTAAGACTGTTCAGTAA
- a CDS encoding YitT family protein: MQNVIRWVSILIGCFAVSLGVHLLSSSELVIGGTAGLGIVAQHLTSYSFGTLFFVINLPFYALAVTQLGIAFALRTFISVSILSITSEFLQQSFIVHFPHPIIAAILGGISIGIGLIFLFRNGSSLGGMNILCIFLEKKFGFNPGKTMLITDLMIVGSALLVFGPMQIVYSAVAIFVMTAILGRYHKKSPLERESPAADSEEDRASATA, translated from the coding sequence ATGCAAAACGTAATTCGTTGGGTCAGCATCTTAATTGGCTGTTTTGCCGTGTCTCTCGGCGTTCACTTGCTATCATCCTCAGAATTGGTGATTGGCGGAACGGCCGGTCTTGGCATCGTAGCTCAGCATCTGACATCCTATTCATTTGGAACCCTTTTTTTTGTTATCAATCTGCCATTCTATGCTCTCGCTGTTACCCAGCTAGGCATCGCCTTTGCCCTTCGGACGTTTATCAGCGTCAGTATCTTGTCCATCACCTCAGAATTTCTGCAGCAATCTTTCATTGTCCATTTTCCACATCCGATCATCGCAGCCATCCTTGGAGGAATCTCCATCGGCATCGGACTGATCTTCCTGTTCAGAAACGGGTCATCCTTAGGCGGCATGAACATTCTCTGCATTTTCCTTGAGAAGAAATTCGGATTTAACCCTGGAAAAACCATGCTTATTACTGACTTAATGATTGTCGGTTCAGCACTGCTTGTCTTCGGACCGATGCAAATTGTCTATTCTGCTGTTGCAATCTTTGTCATGACTGCTATCCTTGGCAGATATCATAAAAAATCTCCGCTTGAGCGGGAGAGTCCGGCAGCAGATTCTGAAGAGGATCGGGCTTCGGCTACTGCTTAA
- a CDS encoding GAF domain-containing protein, with product MTEMLLGLSTPIKKYRNFDEASESILKMMSQFIEINTLFIAKNDKHKNVIVKVLNQELTLLEEGSELPFKETFCKLSVEKGREVLVISDLIGNDLAKDLDVTKKLGGGCFIGIPIFYENGENYGTICGLDTKSFAFTDKHVELFETMASLLSYVLELDNANKEIIHLSAPIVPITKGVAILPIIGDISEYRAEKIIHTALSTSTELSLQYLIIDLSGILQMNDDVSFHLLNLVQMLKLIGVTPALTGIRPDLAMKAVQLNLNLSNVMIGGNLEEILHRIGFTLNRNGS from the coding sequence ATGACAGAAATGCTTTTAGGTTTGAGTACTCCGATTAAAAAGTATCGTAATTTTGATGAAGCTTCTGAAAGCATTCTAAAGATGATGAGCCAGTTTATTGAGATTAATACATTGTTTATTGCAAAAAATGATAAGCATAAAAATGTGATTGTAAAGGTTTTGAATCAGGAATTGACTCTTTTGGAAGAAGGCTCCGAACTTCCTTTTAAAGAAACGTTCTGTAAATTGAGTGTTGAGAAGGGAAGAGAGGTACTGGTCATTTCTGATTTAATCGGCAATGATTTGGCAAAAGATCTTGATGTAACAAAGAAACTTGGCGGGGGCTGCTTCATCGGAATTCCGATTTTCTATGAAAATGGTGAAAACTACGGAACGATTTGCGGTCTTGATACGAAGTCATTTGCATTTACAGACAAGCATGTTGAGCTGTTCGAAACGATGGCATCATTGCTGTCGTACGTCCTTGAGCTTGATAATGCCAACAAAGAAATTATTCATCTGTCAGCCCCAATTGTTCCGATTACGAAGGGTGTGGCAATTCTGCCGATCATTGGCGATATCAGCGAATACCGTGCTGAAAAAATCATTCATACTGCACTTTCCACAAGCACGGAATTATCTCTGCAATACTTAATTATTGATTTATCAGGTATTCTACAAATGAACGACGACGTTAGTTTCCATTTGTTAAACCTTGTCCAGATGCTGAAGCTTATAGGTGTAACTCCTGCTCTGACAGGTATACGGCCGGACCTGGCGATGAAAGCTGTGCAGCTTAATTTAAATCTGTCGAATGTGATGATTGGCGGGAATCTGGAGGAAATCCTGCACCGCATAGGTTTTACACTGAACCGGAATGGATCATGA
- a CDS encoding glycerophosphodiester phosphodiesterase: METIIIVIVLCLLITVYIIRRAAPQKGAARTMLTVAHRGASGYAPENTIASFDKAIEMKADFIEIDLQVSKDGRLMVIHDDSVERTTNGKGNVRDLTYHQLRNLDAGSWFHDSFTGQKIPAFDEVLDRYIDKCGLLIELKSPAMYPGIEKKVYDALSSRGLIENPQTKIIVQSFDTNSMKHFHEIAPTIPIGVLVKFTPKGISNAQLSKYKTYANYVNPNKRLVSKKLIARIHEHDMKIIPYTIRDRKTAKAFLQLDLDGITTDFPDYIKA; the protein is encoded by the coding sequence ATGGAAACCATCATCATTGTCATCGTCCTTTGTTTATTGATAACTGTTTATATAATTAGAAGAGCAGCCCCTCAAAAAGGAGCAGCACGGACTATGCTGACTGTTGCTCATAGAGGGGCATCAGGGTATGCACCGGAAAATACGATTGCGTCCTTCGATAAAGCGATCGAGATGAAAGCTGATTTTATAGAAATTGACTTGCAAGTGAGTAAAGATGGCCGTTTAATGGTCATCCACGATGACTCAGTTGAAAGAACGACAAATGGGAAGGGAAACGTACGGGATCTTACGTATCATCAGCTCCGGAATCTTGATGCCGGAAGCTGGTTCCACGACTCGTTTACGGGACAAAAAATTCCAGCCTTTGACGAGGTGCTCGACCGCTATATTGATAAATGCGGGCTGCTAATTGAGCTGAAAAGTCCGGCAATGTATCCCGGGATTGAAAAGAAAGTATACGATGCATTATCTAGCAGAGGACTTATCGAAAACCCGCAAACGAAAATCATTGTCCAATCATTTGATACCAATTCAATGAAACATTTTCATGAAATCGCTCCAACCATTCCGATTGGTGTTCTCGTAAAATTCACGCCAAAAGGAATATCAAACGCACAGCTCTCTAAATACAAAACTTATGCAAACTATGTAAATCCAAACAAAAGGCTGGTCTCAAAAAAACTAATAGCGCGTATTCATGAGCACGATATGAAAATCATTCCCTACACCATTCGCGACCGCAAAACAGCAAAAGCCTTTCTGCAGCTTGATTTAGACGGGATTACAACGGATTTTCCGGATTATATTAAAGCTTAA
- a CDS encoding response regulator transcription factor yields MEKEKILIVEDELKIARVLKLELEFEGYSVHCIHDGLGALEQIRSSSWNLILLDVMLPGLTGIEVLRRLRANDKETPVILLTARDSIPDKVSGLDQGANDYITKPFQIEELLARIRVCLRTSKPMRLAAEEGILKAADLTVNEKTRDVRRGEAEIELTPREFDLLVYLLSHKNQVLNREQILNGVWGFDYFGDTNVVDVYIRYLRKKIDSEFDFALIHTVRGVGYSIKEPAS; encoded by the coding sequence ATGGAGAAAGAAAAAATCCTGATTGTAGAAGATGAATTGAAAATTGCCAGAGTACTGAAGCTTGAACTGGAATTTGAAGGGTATTCGGTCCATTGCATCCATGATGGTCTGGGTGCGCTTGAACAAATTCGTTCCTCTTCCTGGAATTTAATCCTCCTAGATGTGATGCTCCCTGGTCTGACAGGCATAGAGGTCCTAAGGAGGCTTCGTGCAAATGATAAGGAAACACCTGTCATTCTTTTGACAGCCCGCGATTCGATTCCTGATAAAGTAAGCGGCCTTGATCAGGGAGCAAATGATTACATAACAAAACCTTTTCAAATAGAAGAACTTCTTGCAAGAATCAGGGTTTGTCTGCGGACGAGCAAACCAATGCGTTTAGCAGCTGAAGAAGGTATTTTGAAGGCTGCCGATCTTACTGTGAATGAAAAAACAAGAGACGTAAGGCGTGGAGAAGCAGAAATCGAATTAACGCCGCGGGAATTTGATTTGCTTGTTTATTTACTAAGCCATAAAAATCAGGTACTGAACCGGGAGCAGATCCTAAACGGAGTGTGGGGATTCGACTACTTTGGCGATACAAATGTCGTTGATGTGTATATCCGTTATTTGCGGAAAAAAATAGACAGCGAATTTGATTTTGCGCTTATCCACACTGTCAGAGGTGTTGGATATTCGATTAAGGAGCCTGCTTCATGA